A genomic segment from Bombus affinis isolate iyBomAffi1 chromosome 13, iyBomAffi1.2, whole genome shotgun sequence encodes:
- the LOC126923304 gene encoding uncharacterized protein LOC126923304: MEEIYNFIESSDDWRFTLDELKNVSKNVALDNRTIKIRLKVKYGSRIIITEKPGKLTFICFVDNYQDILSQAWSDKKYLNEKEERLKILKAAAAIICDDIQFCVFDNTTYPPPSRMFENINTDIPDSLSYFLGQVVLKNKRHNLEHLKLVCTNISHKTPS, from the coding sequence ATGGAGGaaatttataactttatagaaAGTAGCGACGATTGGCGGTTTACATTGGATGAACTAAAGAATGTTAGTAAAAATGTAGCTTTAGATAACAGAACTATAAAAATACGATTGAAAGTAAAGTATGGTAGTAGAATTATTATTACAGAAAAGCCGGgaaaattaacatttatttGTTTCGTTGACAATTACCAAGACATTTTAAGTCAAGCCTGGTCTGATAAAAAATACTTGAATGAAAAAGAAGAACGGTTAAAAATTTTGAAAGCCGCGGCAGCAATTATTTGTGACGATATTCAATTTTGTGTGTTTGATAATACTACGTACCCCCCACCGAGtagaatgttcgagaatatAAACACCGATATCCCGGATTCATTGTCATATTTTTTGGGGCAAGTCGTTCTTAAAAACAAACGTCATAATTTGGAGCATTTGAAGTTAGTTTGTACAAATATTAGCCATAAAACTCCGTCATAA